A stretch of bacterium DNA encodes these proteins:
- a CDS encoding DUF4870 domain-containing protein produces MEKNKITPQTSSAEVNEDKVMGLLCYLGILVLVPILLKKDSEFVKFHIQQGLALLVVGIVWTFVWWVLAFIPVIGLTLDVLGGIVLFVIWIIGIVNVLSGQKKELPLVGGLAKYFRL; encoded by the coding sequence ATGGAGAAAAACAAAATCACTCCCCAAACTTCTTCAGCTGAGGTGAATGAAGACAAGGTGATGGGACTGCTTTGTTATTTAGGTATTTTAGTTTTGGTTCCCATCTTGCTCAAAAAAGATTCTGAGTTTGTCAAATTCCACATTCAACAAGGCTTGGCTCTTTTAGTAGTGGGTATTGTCTGGACTTTTGTTTGGTGGGTTTTAGCCTTTATCCCTGTGATTGGTTTAACTTTGGATGTATTGGGCGGTATTGTGCTTTTTGTAATTTGGATTATTGGTATTGTTAATGTTTTAAGCGGTCAAAAAAAAGAGTTGCCATTAGTTGGTGGGTTGGCTAAGTATTTCCGTCTATAA
- the rplI gene encoding 50S ribosomal protein L9, which translates to MSAKRTAKTIKVLLKQKVLGLGEKGEIKKVKAGYFFNFLLPQDLACRLSEKIRQDMAAKKTAKKEAEKKKLSQLKKLQERFPASLTFRRRLNEKGKLYQSIKPEEVVERLKAEGLIKKILLPKIDKKGEFKARVLFIDNKKGKITIKVEGSKS; encoded by the coding sequence ATGAGTGCCAAAAGAACTGCTAAGACAATTAAAGTTTTGCTTAAGCAAAAAGTGTTGGGGTTAGGCGAAAAAGGTGAGATTAAAAAAGTTAAAGCAGGCTATTTCTTTAATTTTCTTTTGCCGCAGGACTTAGCTTGTAGATTGAGTGAGAAAATCAGGCAAGATATGGCAGCTAAGAAAACTGCTAAAAAAGAGGCAGAAAAGAAAAAGTTATCTCAGCTCAAAAAACTTCAAGAGCGTTTTCCCGCGTCTTTAACTTTTAGGCGTCGTCTTAATGAAAAAGGGAAATTATACCAGTCAATTAAACCTGAAGAAGTAGTTGAGAGATTAAAAGCAGAGGGCTTAATCAAAAAGATTCTTTTGCCAAAAATTGACAAAAAAGGGGAATTTAAAGCTCGGGTTTTGTTTATTGACAATAAAAAAGGTAAAATAACTATAAAGGTAGAAGGTTCAAAATCGTAG
- a CDS encoding LemA family protein, translating into MIFIWVLIGLFLLSLFWLVATYNGLVVLKTRMKEAWSDIEVQLKRRYNLIPNLVKTVKGYATHEKDVFRQVTEARTKALGAGSPEEVAEAEGQLNKTLKTLFAVAENYPQLKASGNFQKLQEELRDTEDKIQAARRFYNANVRDYNIRCQTFPASIIANMFGFKPAKLFELEGSEAEEARKVPEVDFEDTKDKK; encoded by the coding sequence ATGATTTTTATTTGGGTATTAATTGGATTATTTCTTTTATCCTTATTTTGGTTAGTAGCCACTTACAATGGTTTAGTAGTTTTGAAAACACGGATGAAAGAGGCGTGGAGCGATATTGAGGTGCAGCTTAAACGTCGTTATAATCTCATCCCTAATTTAGTTAAAACTGTAAAAGGATATGCTACTCACGAAAAAGATGTTTTTCGGCAAGTAACAGAGGCTAGAACTAAAGCTTTAGGAGCAGGTAGTCCTGAAGAGGTGGCAGAGGCCGAAGGACAATTAAATAAAACTCTTAAGACTTTATTTGCAGTAGCAGAAAACTACCCCCAACTAAAAGCTTCGGGTAATTTTCAGAAGTTGCAAGAAGAATTAAGGGACACTGAGGACAAAATACAAGCAGCGCGAAGATTTTATAATGCCAATGTGAGGGATTATAATATTCGCTGCCAGACTTTTCCTGCAAGCATTATAGCTAATATGTTTGGTTTTAAACCGGCAAAACTTTTTGAATTGGAAGGATCAGAAGCAGAAGAGGCCAGAAAAGTTCCTGAGGTAGATTTTGAAGATACAAAAGATAAAAAATAA